TGTCCTGAAACCCCGCGTGATGGAGATGATGAAGGAATATATTAAAGATGCCAAGCCTGGAGATACCAAAGTACGGCAGATGCAGGATTGGCTGGCCATGCTGAAAAGGCGTTCTTCCACCAAGATATCCTTTGATGAGATGAATGCGATCATTAAACAGAAGCAGATTGCAAAATATCAGAAAGAACTGCAGGCCGGGCAGTCTGCCGTGGTCTATACCCCGAGTAATCCTCAGAACGTTTATATTGCGCCTGTAGCAGCTGCAAAACCTGCCGCGGCCATCCCGGATACGGAAGCTTCAGAATTCAACATGCTGATGGCCGAAAACCCGGTAGAGCATAAAAACAAAACGGTAAAAATCCTGAATTCCCTTTTCGATAATGATCCCAATGCCAAAGAATGCATCATCATGATCGAAAATAAATCCGACTGTAATATTATCGTCCGGATCGAAGGCATCGGAACTACAAAATACAGGCTTCCGGTCCCTTCACATGGTGATAATTCAATTGTGGTACAGAAAGGCGACTATCTGTTCACCAGTATTGTCTGCGGTGTGCAGTATGCCTCACAAAAGACCATCCAGAAACCTCTGATGGTTGCCTTAGGCAGTTCTTCAAAAAAATAAGCATCAGTTTTCTATTTTTAATATTAACCATAAGGCATTTGTGTAATTTTCGTTATTTTTGCGGGATTTTAAATTTCTCATGGGTAAAAACAAATTAGTAAGATTCGCAGAAAACAAAGTATTACCGAATGTAATCCAGCCGACAAGGGAGGAAGCACTGAACGGCTTTGGCCTCAAAGGGAAATGGAGAACGGACTTCTTCAAAAACGACAACCCGATTGTTCTGGAGCTAGGATGCGGAAAGGGTGAATATTCTGTAGGACTTGCCAAGACTTTCACTGAGAAAAATTTTATCGGGATCGATATAAAAGGGGCAAGATTCTGGTTCGGGGCCAAAGAAGCGGTTGAAAGCGGCATGAAAAATGTTGCTTTTTTAAGAAGCCAGATCGAATTGGTTGACCATTTTTTCGGGGAAAATGAAGTGGATGAAATCTGGATTACGTTTCCGGATCCGCAGATCAAATACAGGCGCACAAAGCACAGGCTCACCCATCCTGACTTTTTAGAGAGGTACAAAAAATTCCTTAAGCCCGGCGGAATCGTTCATTTAAAAACAGATTCTGAATTCCTTCACGGCTACACATTGGGGTTCTTACAGGGCGCAGGCTATGAAATCATTACGGCGCACAATGATATTTACGGAGCTCCGGAATATGACCCGGATACGCCTCATTTAAGGGATATCAGGACCTATTATGAAGAACTGTTTTCGGCCAAAGGAAAAACAATTACCTATATTAAATTCAGGATCAATTAAAAAAATTTAATCGTTCCGATTAGTTATAATAAGGGATGCCCATAAAAGAGGCATCCTTTTTTTATTCATTATTTATTTAATTGCTGCCTAAAAAAGATGACCGAATGTATGCGAAAGAAAATTTTCAATAAAAACAATTGTATATAATCCGGAAAAAAGGCTGCTGAAAAAAGTAAAAATATTACATTTACACCCAGATACTTTGTCAATGAAAATACTACTTTCCTTTTCTGTCATGGCTGCTTTATTTCTGAACAGCTGCGGCAGCACAGCTCCGAAGAAACCTGCTTATCCTGTAAGAAAAACGGTTCCTGCCGTTGTTCCTGCGGTTTCAAATACGGGAAGCAGTACTACGCCTGCGGCGCAGGCAGAAAGAGAATATCAGGCATTAACTAAAACCTACAAATCCGAAACGGCTGCGGTTTTAACGGATATGCTGAACGGTTCCTCGGATCCGACCAGAACATCGGTTACGGCAGAAAATAAATCCCGCTGTAATATCGTGCTGACCGTCAGCGGAAACAACTACTTTAAGAAAATTCCGATCGGGATCA
The sequence above is a segment of the Chryseobacterium sp. JJR-5R genome. Coding sequences within it:
- a CDS encoding DUF6759 domain-containing protein: MKKLLLFFSAFLFMNLSAQSTGKDYHNILKSKNIYEINAFLRDAHPDDPRRSVLKPRVMEMMKEYIKDAKPGDTKVRQMQDWLAMLKRRSSTKISFDEMNAIIKQKQIAKYQKELQAGQSAVVYTPSNPQNVYIAPVAAAKPAAAIPDTEASEFNMLMAENPVEHKNKTVKILNSLFDNDPNAKECIIMIENKSDCNIIVRIEGIGTTKYRLPVPSHGDNSIVVQKGDYLFTSIVCGVQYASQKTIQKPLMVALGSSSKK
- a CDS encoding DUF6759 domain-containing protein, giving the protein MKILLSFSVMAALFLNSCGSTAPKKPAYPVRKTVPAVVPAVSNTGSSTTPAAQAEREYQALTKTYKSETAAVLTDMLNGSSDPTRTSVTAENKSRCNIVLTVSGNNYFKKIPIGINKKAAVMVPKNQNYNFSGMICDAVYQKTKFVSSAYSLVLSNQAD
- the trmB gene encoding tRNA (guanosine(46)-N7)-methyltransferase TrmB, producing the protein MGKNKLVRFAENKVLPNVIQPTREEALNGFGLKGKWRTDFFKNDNPIVLELGCGKGEYSVGLAKTFTEKNFIGIDIKGARFWFGAKEAVESGMKNVAFLRSQIELVDHFFGENEVDEIWITFPDPQIKYRRTKHRLTHPDFLERYKKFLKPGGIVHLKTDSEFLHGYTLGFLQGAGYEIITAHNDIYGAPEYDPDTPHLRDIRTYYEELFSAKGKTITYIKFRIN